A window of Phyllopteryx taeniolatus isolate TA_2022b chromosome 19, UOR_Ptae_1.2, whole genome shotgun sequence contains these coding sequences:
- the smarcd2 gene encoding SWI/SNF-related matrix-associated actin-dependent regulator of chromatin subfamily D member 2: protein MATRGNLPGPTMSPSLNPMNVGLAAALRMPGMPPAAAGYPRSMSTAPQYPQRPGLPLGRVAGPMGSIGGQLPGPSYGGSGMPMRPGMRPPAPIDTSRKRLFHHQQQEALGGHRRGAKRRKMADKVLPQRIRDLVPESQAYMDLLAFERKLDQTIARKRMEIQEAIKKPIMQKRKLRIYISNTYTPCKPEGDEAEKVSSWELRVEGKLLEEPGKQKRKFSSFFKSLVIELDKELYGPDNHLVEWHRMPTTQETDGFQVKRPGDVNVKCTLLLMLDHQPPQYKLDLRLARLLGVHTQTRASIMQALWLYIKNNKLQDSHEKEYINCNHYFKKIFGCGRMRFSEIPMKLAGLLQHPDPIVINHMISVDPNDQKKTACYDIDVEVDDPLKTQMSSFLSSTTNQQEIAALETKIHETIEYINQLKTERDFMLSFSNNPQDFIQDWLKSQCRDLKLMTDVTGNPEEERRTEFYQAPWMTEAVGRYVYSKVQQRRQELEQVLGIRLT, encoded by the exons ATGGCGACGAGAGGAAACTTGCCGGGCCCGACCATGAGCCCCAGTTTGAACCCCATGAACGTCGGACTCGCCGCCGCCTTGAGGATGCCCGGGATGCCGCCGGCCGCGGCAGGATATCCCCGCTCCATGAGCACCGCACCGCAGTACCCCCAG CGTCCGGGGTTGCCACTCGGCAGAGTTGCGGGTCCCATGGGCTCAATAGGGGGTCAGCTTCCCGGTCCCTCATACGGTGGCAGCGGCATGCCCATGCGGCCCGGCATGCGGCCTCCTGCACCCATCGATACCTCACGAAAGCGCTTATTTCATCACCAGCAGCAAGAGGCGCTAGGAGGACACCGGCGAGG ggCAAAAAGACGCAAGATGGCCGACAAGGTTCTACCACAGAGA ATCCGCGACCTGGTGCCAGAGTCTCAGGCCTACATGGATCTCTTGGCTTTTGAGAGGAAACTAGACCAGACCATCGCCCGTAAGCGTATGGAGATACAGGAGGCTATAAAAAAGCCCATTATG CAAAAGCGCAAGCTGAGGATCTACATTTCCAACACGTACACCCCGTGCAAGCCCGAGGGCGACGAGGCAGAGAAGGTGTCCTCTTGGGAATTGCGAGTGGAGGGAAAACTTCTGGAAGAA CCTGGCAAGCAGAAGAGGAAGTTCTCATCTTTCTTTAAGAGCTTGGTGATCGAGCTCGATAAGGAGCTCTACGGACCCGACAACCACTTGGTGGAG TGGCACAGAATGCCCACCACTCAGGAGACGGACGGTTTCCAGGTGAAAAGGCCTGGCGACGTGAACGTCAAATGCACCCTTCTGCTCATGCTCGACCACCAG CCTCCTCAGTACAAACTGGATCTGCGGCTGGCTCGGCTGCTGGGAGTGCACACGCAGACGCGGGCCAGCATCATGCAAGCTCTTTGGCTCTACATCAAGAACAACAAGCTGCAAGACAGTCACGAGAAGGAGTACATCAACTGCAATCACTATTTCAAGAAG ATATTTGGCTGCGGTCGCATGAGGTTCTCTGAGATTCCCATGAAACTGGCCGGGCTGCTCCAGCACCCTGACCCCATCGTAATCAATCACATGATCAG CGTGGACCCCAATGACCAGAAGAAGACGGCGTGCTATGACATCGACGTGGAGGTGGACGACCCGCTCAAAACCCAAATGAGCAGCTTCTTGTCGTCCACCACCAACCAGCAAGAAATCGCGGCGCTGGAGACAAAG ATACACGAGACCATCGAGTACATCAACCAGCTGAAGACCGAGAGAGACTTCATGTTGAGCTTCAGTAATAATCCTCAGGACTTCATTCAGGACTGGCTCAAGTCTCAGTGTAGAGATCTGAAG ctgATGACAGATGTGACAGGAAATCcagaggaggagaggaggactGAGTTCTACCAGgcgccatggatgacagaggcGGTCGGCAGATACGTTTATTCCAAA GTGCAGCAGAGAAGACAAGAGCTGGAGCAGGTTCTTGGGATCCGACTCACCTAA
- the atxn7l3b gene encoding ataxin-7-like protein 3 — MKMEAVPMSGLDNSKLEGLAQDILSDLVEDACLGLCFEAHRAVKQGYFFLDDTDQESLRDFEIVDQPGLDVFGQVYNQWKNKECVCPNCSRSIAASRFAPHLEKCLGMGRNSSRIANRRIVTGNNTNNKSESDQEDNDDVNDNDWSYGAEKRAKKRKSDKNPNSPRRSKSFKHKSSMMGPRRRMDNQESPRMLMKDEAFPQ, encoded by the exons ATGAAAATGGAGGCGGTTCCGATGTCCGGCCTGGACAACAGCAAGCTGGAG GGCCTCGCTCAGGACATCCTGTCTGACCTGGTGGAGGACGCGTGCCTGGGCCTTTGCTTCGAGGCGCACCGGGCTGTGAAGCAGGGCTATTTCTTCCTGGATGACACGGACCAAGAAAGCTTGCGGGACTTTG AAATTGTGGACCAGCCGGGCTTGGATGTGTTCGGCCAGGTGTACAACCAGTGGAAAAACAAAGAGTGCGTTTGTCCCAACTGCAGCCGAAGCATCGCCGCATCGCGCTTCGCTCCGCACCTGGAGAAGTGCCTCGGCATGGGACGCAACAGCAGCCGCATCGCCAACCGCAG AATAGTCACGGGtaacaacaccaacaacaaatCAGAGAGCGACCAAGaagacaacgatgacgtcaatgATAACGACTGGTCTTACGGCGCAGAAAAGCGAG ccaagaaaagaaaatctgatAAG AATCCAAATTCGCCAAGAAGATCCAAATCCTTCAAGCATAAGAGTA GCATGATGGGTCCTCGACGTCGCATGGACAACCAGGAAAGCCCGCGCATGTTGATGAAAGACGAAGCGTTCCCTCAATAA
- the LOC133469680 gene encoding nucleolar transcription factor 1-like isoform X3, whose translation MDTVSVPLFDEEWTNENILKLLNAMKTNITGRDRIRTCYDGVKTLDWEKVAFPPFSPKDCQQRWKIVSYKIRKIRTLTELVDEVADKFSDSPKNQDARRPKKPSLPPIIFYQENRYKYQEQHPELNRQKLFSLVMDKYGALTDDEKALYRKKYQCALAEYRRLRPVSADGDQGMQEKRKCRSKKTPKAMQEKRKCRSKKTPKAMQKKRKRLSKETPEAESELSSDESTEEHRPIRPPLSGYTLFIKELRLPKGSALKRHWLLPVAECWRKLNDEEKERLAERCMKMKSDYAEKKKSYLLNRKERRTNVYKSKDTRPSDSEDEDVEVSSAEEEEQYLDSNEDVDEDDSGEIFFDMF comes from the exons ATGGACACCG TTTCTGTTCCCTTGTTTGATGAAGAATGGACAAACGAGAACATTTTGAAGCTTCTGAATGCGATGAAAACGAACATCACGGGGCGTGACCGAATAAGAACGTGCTACGATGGAGTCAAAACGCTCGACTGGGAGAAGGTGGCATTTCCTCCCTTTTCACCCAAAGATTGCCAACAAAGGTGGAAAATTGTGTCGTATAAA ataCGCAAGATTCGAACCCTCACAGAGCTTGTTGATGAAGTTGCAGACAAATTTTCGGATTCACCCAAAAAC CAAGATGCCCGGCGCCCAAAGAAACCCAGTCTTCCTCCAATCATCTTTTACCAAGAGAACAGATACAAATATCAAGAGCAGCACCCAGAGTTAAATCGCCAGAAGCTTTTCTCATTAGTCATGGACAAGTACGGTGCCCTGACAGATGACGAGAAG GCCCTGTATAGGAAGAAGTACCAGTGTGCACTTGCAGAATACAGAAGGTTAAG GCCTGTGTCAGCGGATGGTGATCAG GGCATGCAAGAGAAGCGGAAGTGCCGTTCCAAGAAGACGCCCAAA GCCATGCAAGAGAAGAGGAAGTGCCGTTCCAAGAAGACGCCCAAA GCCATGCAAAAGAAGAGGAAGCGCCTCTCCAAGGAGACGCCCGAA GCTGAAAGTGAACTGAGTTCGGACGAATCTACAGAGGAACACCGGCCTATAAGGCCGCCCTT gaGCGGTTACACCCTATTCATCAAAGAGCTGCGGTTGCCCAAGGGCAGTGCCCTCAAAAGACACTGGTTGCTCCCTGTCGCCGAATGCTGGCGCAAGTTGAACGACGAGGAGAAGGAACGCCTCGCTGAACGCTGTATGAAG ATGAAGAGCGATTACgccgagaagaagaagagctaTCTGTTG AACCGGAAAGAACGCAGAACCAATGTTTACAAAAGCAAGGATACCAGACCCTCA GATTCCGAGGATGAAGacgttgaggtcagcagcgctgAAGAAGAGGAACAGTATTTGGATTCCAATGAG GATGTTGACGAGGATGACTCGGGTGAAATCTTCTTTGATATGTTTTAG
- the LOC133469680 gene encoding nucleolar transcription factor 1-like isoform X1 yields the protein MDTVSVPLFDEEWTNENILKLLNAMKTNITGRDRIRTCYDGVKTLDWEKVAFPPFSPKDCQQRWKIVSYKIRKIRTLTELVDEVADKFSDSPKNQDARRPKKPSLPPIIFYQENRYKYQEQHPELNRQKLFSLVMDKYGALTDDEKALYRKKYQCALAEYRRLRPVSADGDQGMQEKRKCRSKKTPKGMQEKRKCRSKKTPKAMQEKRKCRSKKTPKAMQKKRKRLSKETPEAESELSSDESTEEHRPIRPPLSGYTLFIKELRLPKGSALKRHWLLPVAECWRKLNDEEKERLAERCMKMKSDYAEKKKSYLLNRKERRTNVYKSKDTRPSDSEDEDVEVSSAEEEEQYLDSNEDVDEDDSGEIFFDMF from the exons ATGGACACCG TTTCTGTTCCCTTGTTTGATGAAGAATGGACAAACGAGAACATTTTGAAGCTTCTGAATGCGATGAAAACGAACATCACGGGGCGTGACCGAATAAGAACGTGCTACGATGGAGTCAAAACGCTCGACTGGGAGAAGGTGGCATTTCCTCCCTTTTCACCCAAAGATTGCCAACAAAGGTGGAAAATTGTGTCGTATAAA ataCGCAAGATTCGAACCCTCACAGAGCTTGTTGATGAAGTTGCAGACAAATTTTCGGATTCACCCAAAAAC CAAGATGCCCGGCGCCCAAAGAAACCCAGTCTTCCTCCAATCATCTTTTACCAAGAGAACAGATACAAATATCAAGAGCAGCACCCAGAGTTAAATCGCCAGAAGCTTTTCTCATTAGTCATGGACAAGTACGGTGCCCTGACAGATGACGAGAAG GCCCTGTATAGGAAGAAGTACCAGTGTGCACTTGCAGAATACAGAAGGTTAAG GCCTGTGTCAGCGGATGGTGATCAG GGCATGCAAGAGAAGCGGAAGTGCCGTTCCAAGAAGACGCCCAAA GGCATGCAAGAGAAGCGGAAGTGCCGTTCCAAGAAGACGCCCAAA GCCATGCAAGAGAAGAGGAAGTGCCGTTCCAAGAAGACGCCCAAA GCCATGCAAAAGAAGAGGAAGCGCCTCTCCAAGGAGACGCCCGAA GCTGAAAGTGAACTGAGTTCGGACGAATCTACAGAGGAACACCGGCCTATAAGGCCGCCCTT gaGCGGTTACACCCTATTCATCAAAGAGCTGCGGTTGCCCAAGGGCAGTGCCCTCAAAAGACACTGGTTGCTCCCTGTCGCCGAATGCTGGCGCAAGTTGAACGACGAGGAGAAGGAACGCCTCGCTGAACGCTGTATGAAG ATGAAGAGCGATTACgccgagaagaagaagagctaTCTGTTG AACCGGAAAGAACGCAGAACCAATGTTTACAAAAGCAAGGATACCAGACCCTCA GATTCCGAGGATGAAGacgttgaggtcagcagcgctgAAGAAGAGGAACAGTATTTGGATTCCAATGAG GATGTTGACGAGGATGACTCGGGTGAAATCTTCTTTGATATGTTTTAG
- the LOC133469680 gene encoding nucleolar transcription factor 1-like isoform X2, producing MDTEWTNENILKLLNAMKTNITGRDRIRTCYDGVKTLDWEKVAFPPFSPKDCQQRWKIVSYKIRKIRTLTELVDEVADKFSDSPKNQDARRPKKPSLPPIIFYQENRYKYQEQHPELNRQKLFSLVMDKYGALTDDEKALYRKKYQCALAEYRRLRPVSADGDQGMQEKRKCRSKKTPKGMQEKRKCRSKKTPKAMQEKRKCRSKKTPKAMQKKRKRLSKETPEAESELSSDESTEEHRPIRPPLSGYTLFIKELRLPKGSALKRHWLLPVAECWRKLNDEEKERLAERCMKMKSDYAEKKKSYLLNRKERRTNVYKSKDTRPSDSEDEDVEVSSAEEEEQYLDSNEDVDEDDSGEIFFDMF from the exons ATGGACACCG AATGGACAAACGAGAACATTTTGAAGCTTCTGAATGCGATGAAAACGAACATCACGGGGCGTGACCGAATAAGAACGTGCTACGATGGAGTCAAAACGCTCGACTGGGAGAAGGTGGCATTTCCTCCCTTTTCACCCAAAGATTGCCAACAAAGGTGGAAAATTGTGTCGTATAAA ataCGCAAGATTCGAACCCTCACAGAGCTTGTTGATGAAGTTGCAGACAAATTTTCGGATTCACCCAAAAAC CAAGATGCCCGGCGCCCAAAGAAACCCAGTCTTCCTCCAATCATCTTTTACCAAGAGAACAGATACAAATATCAAGAGCAGCACCCAGAGTTAAATCGCCAGAAGCTTTTCTCATTAGTCATGGACAAGTACGGTGCCCTGACAGATGACGAGAAG GCCCTGTATAGGAAGAAGTACCAGTGTGCACTTGCAGAATACAGAAGGTTAAG GCCTGTGTCAGCGGATGGTGATCAG GGCATGCAAGAGAAGCGGAAGTGCCGTTCCAAGAAGACGCCCAAA GGCATGCAAGAGAAGCGGAAGTGCCGTTCCAAGAAGACGCCCAAA GCCATGCAAGAGAAGAGGAAGTGCCGTTCCAAGAAGACGCCCAAA GCCATGCAAAAGAAGAGGAAGCGCCTCTCCAAGGAGACGCCCGAA GCTGAAAGTGAACTGAGTTCGGACGAATCTACAGAGGAACACCGGCCTATAAGGCCGCCCTT gaGCGGTTACACCCTATTCATCAAAGAGCTGCGGTTGCCCAAGGGCAGTGCCCTCAAAAGACACTGGTTGCTCCCTGTCGCCGAATGCTGGCGCAAGTTGAACGACGAGGAGAAGGAACGCCTCGCTGAACGCTGTATGAAG ATGAAGAGCGATTACgccgagaagaagaagagctaTCTGTTG AACCGGAAAGAACGCAGAACCAATGTTTACAAAAGCAAGGATACCAGACCCTCA GATTCCGAGGATGAAGacgttgaggtcagcagcgctgAAGAAGAGGAACAGTATTTGGATTCCAATGAG GATGTTGACGAGGATGACTCGGGTGAAATCTTCTTTGATATGTTTTAG